One stretch of Armigeres subalbatus isolate Guangzhou_Male chromosome 2, GZ_Asu_2, whole genome shotgun sequence DNA includes these proteins:
- the LOC134212096 gene encoding uncharacterized protein LOC134212096 produces MTDKAFRQLTMRITLALIVCLASRILSANLSWYPGFLDNRPFTVRTTRFLCTGHPQYCRIDVCKLKLHRNGSSTISFRAIFPEPLQPVYGAMKIWYKTNVNVWRPLLGIDEWGDICQFLGATENKFTMMQVIYSHTLKQMMPNVSLTCPLQGSIEYKDFTYYDYMFPPFLPAGNYRNDITLLTPNNHTILALQYYGTVRAKGIFDLSMG; encoded by the exons ATGACTGATAAGGCATTTCGGCAGTTGACTATGCGCATCACACTCGCTCTGATCGTGTGTTTAGCGTCCCGTATTCTGAGCGCTAACTTGTCATGGTATCCGGGATTTTTAGATAATAGGCCATTCACTGTCCGTACAACCAGGTTCCTGTGCACCGGCCATCCCCAGTATTGCAGGATAGATGTCTGCAAGCTGAAACTCCACCGCAATGGTTCGTCAACGATTTCCTTTCGAGCAATTTTTCCGGAACCACTGCAACCCGTCTACGGGGCAATGAAAATATGGTACAAAACCAACGTGAATGTCTGGCGACCACTGCTGGGCATCGACGAATGGGGTGACATTTGCCAGTTTCTGGGCGCGACCGAGAATAAATTTACAATGATGCAGGTAATCTACAGTCACACGTTGAAGCAAATGATGCCAAATGTATCGCTCACCTGTCCACTGCAG gGCTCTATTGAATATAAGGACTTTACATACTACGATTATATGTTTCCACCCTTTTTACCAGCGGGCAATTATCGCAACGACATAACTCTTCTGACCCCCAACAACCATACTATTTTAGCTCTTCAATATTATGGTACAGTTCGAGCAAAAGGAATTTTTGACCTAAGCATGGGTTAA